The Esox lucius isolate fEsoLuc1 chromosome 5, fEsoLuc1.pri, whole genome shotgun sequence genome includes a region encoding these proteins:
- the psmc5 gene encoding 26S proteasome regulatory subunit 8, which yields MALDGMDHHMELDDSKGGSGLRQYYLSKIEELQLTVNDKSQNLRRLQAQRNELNAKVRLLREELQLLQEQGSYVGEVVRAMDKKKVLVKVHPEGKFVVDVDKNIDINDVTPNCRVALRNDSYTLHKILPNKVDPLVSLMMVEKVPDSTYEMIGGLDKQIKEIKEVIELPVKHPELFEALGIAQPKGVLLYGPPGTGKTLLARAVAHHTDCTFIRVSGSELVQKFIGEGARMVRELFVMAREHAPSIIFMDEIDSIGSSRLEGGSGGDSEVQRTMLELLNQLDGFEATKNIKVIMATNRIDILDSALLRPGRIDRKIEFPPPNEEARLDILKIHSRKMNLTRGINLRKIAELMPGASGAEVKGVCTESGMYALRERRVHVNQEDFEMAVAKVMQKDSEKNMSIKKLWK from the exons ATGGCGCTAGACGGAATGGACCATCAT ATGGAGCTGGACGATAGTAAAGGTGGCTCTGGTCTCAGGCAATACTACCTGTCCAAAATAGAAGAGTTACAG TTGACAGTGAATGACAAGAGTCAAAATCTCAGACGTCTACAGGCTCAAAGGAATGAACTTAATGCAAAAG TGCGGCTCCTTCGAGAGGAACTGCAGCTGTTACAGGAGCAGGGCTCCTATGTTGGGGAAGTAGTGAGGGCCATGGACAAAAAGAAAGTGCTTGTCAAG GTCCATCCAGAGGGAAAATTTGTGGTGGATGTGGATAAGAACATTGACATAAATGAT GTGACCCCAAATTGTCGCGTGGCGCTGCGCAACGACAGCTACACCCTGCACAAGATCCTGCCAAACAAGGTGGACCCGCTGGTCTCCCTTATGATGGTGGAGAAAGTGCCTGACTCCACCTATGAGATGATTGGCGGCCTGGACAAGCAGATCAAGGAGATCAAGGAAGTGATTGAGCTGCCAGTCAAACACCCCGAACTCTTCGAGGCTCTCGGGATTGCACAGCCCAAG GGAGTGCTGCTGTACGGACCGCCGGGCACAGGAAAGACCCTTCTGGCCAGAGCTGTGGCCCACCACACCGACTGCACCTTCATCAGGGTGTCTGGATCAGAGTTGGTGCAGAAATTCATTGGAGAGG GTGCCCGCATGGTGCGGGAGCTGTTTGTCATGGCCCGCGAGCACGCGCCCTCCATCATCTTTATGGATGAGATTGATTCTATTGGCTCATCGCGTCTGGAGGGGGGCAGCGGGGGCGACAGTGAGGTGCAGAGGACCATGCTGGAGCTGCTGAACCAGCTGGATGGCTTCGAGGCCACCAAGAACATCAAG GTCATCATGGCCACCAACCGCATTGACATCCTGGACTCTGCACTGCTCCGGCCCGGCCGCATTGACAGGAAGATCGAGTTCCCCCCTCCCAATGAAGAG GCCCGTTTGGACATCCTGAAGATCCATTCAAGGAAAATGAATCTGACACGCGGCATCAACCTGAGGAAGATTGCGGAGTTGATGCCCGGGGCTTCCGGGGCCGAGGTTAAG GGCGTGTGCACTGAGTCTGGGATGTATGCCCTCCGGGAGAGGAGAGTACACgtcaaccaggaggactttgaaaTGGCTGTTGCTAAG GTTATGCAGAAGGACAGTGAGAAGAACATGTCTATCAAGAAACTCTGGAAGTAG